In candidate division KSB1 bacterium, the genomic window ACTTCGTTTCGCGGCGTTTTCCCCCACAGCAGCAAAACAATTCTAAAGTGTTTCGAGGTAATCCTTTAGAGTTCAAAGTGAACTACCGCGCTTTGCTGGTGCAGCTTGTGAATTGGGTCAAGGATGACGCACCACCGCCACCAAGCGCCTATCCGCGCATCGATTCCAATACTCTCGTATCAGTTGATAAAGTTGCTTTTCCCAAAATTCCGGGAGCCACATTCCCGGAAGTCATTCATGTGGCTTACCGCGCTGATTACGGTCCCCGTTGGTTTCAGGGAAGTGTCGACAATCAGCCACCAAACCTGGGAAGGTCCTTTCCCTCTTTGGTCTCACAAGTCGATGAATTTGGTAACGAAATCGCTGGCCTGCGGAATGTGGAAGTACGGGTGCCGTTAGCCACTTACACACCCTGGAGTTTGCGCGCAGAATTCGCTGGCGGTAAAAACGAGTTGGTCGATTTTCGCGGCAATTTCATTCCGCTGCCGCGCACGGATGAAGAGAAAGCACAAATGGACGATCCGAGACCGAGTATCCTTTCACTTTACCAATCCCGGGACGATTATTTAAATAAAGTTCGCGAGGCGGCTGAGAGCTTAATTGAAGAGCGTTTTCTGCTTCCGGAAGATAAGCCGTATGTTCACCAACGTGCGGAAAGCTATTGGGATTGGATTTTTGAAAAGATGGAACCGATGACCACTAAATAACGGACATCCAAAAATTACCAATTAGCGGGACGAATCATCCGACGAGTCGCTGACGGACCGCAATTCCCATTCCTGGGCTTTTAGAAAGGCCTGTCTACCTTTTTCACTTTCCCCGGTGTTAATATACGCGACGCCTAAATTACGCCAGAGTAGGGGATGATTGGGTTGCATTTCTAAGGCTTTTTCGAAATAGGGAATAACTTTGTTGTAAGTCAGAATCGCCTCGGTTTTTAATTGCTGAATCTCCCTGGCAGTGGCAGGACCATTTACCGAGGACTTAATTTTTGCCCGCAAATCTTCAGCGATACTCAGGTAGGCGTTGCCAATATTCGATGTTGATTCAAACTCCCCGGGACTCAATTCAAGGACCCGTTCGAAAAGCTCAATTGCTTTTGTGAAATGATTCCGGTTGTATTGATGAACTCCCAGTAGAAAGATTAAATCCTTATCACGAGGGTTAGCCTCTACTGCCTGGTGGTAGATTGTAAAGGCTTCAGCTGATTTTCCCATTGAATCGTAGGAGAGGGCCAGGTTTGCTAGTGCGTCCCGGTGATCCGGTTCGATTTCAAGCACTTTTTTCAAGACTCTGACCACGTCCTCAAACCGTTTTTGTTTATAAAATAAATTACCGGCGGCCATCAGCAGGTTTAGATCGGTGGGACTTTCCTTCAACAGGTTTTCGTAAATCAGCAGAGCCTTTTTGGCTTGGTTTGTTTCAACATAATTCGCGGCGAGTTTATGGTAAGCCTCTTTTTTCGTCGGATCAATTAGAATGGCGGTTTTCAATAATTTCTCAGCTAATTTGAAATCCCGGCCGTTTTGAGCTTTGATGCCTTTGCTGTAATGATGAATCCAGTGAGTTTCAATTTCGTTAAAAATCTCTTGCTGAAATTTCGTTGAGATTCGTAGCGACTCACCAAATTGCTTTTTCATGTCTTTGAACCGCGACTTGTCCCCATAGGCTTTCCCCAGCAAAAAATGCGCTTCAGGATTATTCGGATGGGCGACGACAGCCTGTTCCAACAATTCAATGGCCTTCTGCCAATCCCTGTTCTGAATGTGAAGTTTGGCTGAACTGATTTCTTTAGGCTGGCACCCCAGGAGCAGAATAGGCAATAAGGTTAGCAAAAAAAGTCGGGAAATTTTGTTTATTTGAGTCGGGACAGCTTTAAAGTTTTGCATGTTTTTTCAAGTTGATTTCATAGGGCGGTTCGATGACGCCTTCTTCAGTAATAATGCCCGCGATGAG contains:
- a CDS encoding tetratricopeptide repeat protein; amino-acid sequence: MPILLLGCQPKEISSAKLHIQNRDWQKAIELLEQAVVAHPNNPEAHFLLGKAYGDKSRFKDMKKQFGESLRISTKFQQEIFNEIETHWIHHYSKGIKAQNGRDFKLAEKLLKTAILIDPTKKEAYHKLAANYVETNQAKKALLIYENLLKESPTDLNLLMAAGNLFYKQKRFEDVVRVLKKVLEIEPDHRDALANLALSYDSMGKSAEAFTIYHQAVEANPRDKDLIFLLGVHQYNRNHFTKAIELFERVLELSPGEFESTSNIGNAYLSIAEDLRAKIKSSVNGPATAREIQQLKTEAILTYNKVIPYFEKALEMQPNHPLLWRNLGVAYINTGESEKGRQAFLKAQEWELRSVSDSSDDSSR